One Phycisphaerae bacterium RAS2 DNA window includes the following coding sequences:
- a CDS encoding TatD related DNase, giving the protein MQYIDPHIHMVSRVTDDYERLAQAGCAAVSEPAFWAGFDRGSAAAFHDYFRQLTEYEPKRAAQYGIRHFCWLCINAKEAENVALSREVIALIPEFLDRPGVLGIGEIGLNKNTPNECRIFQEQLDLAARHDELVLVHTPHLEDKYQGTRMILDMIRGDSRIRPERVCIDHVEEHTIRSALDAGCWVGMTLYPVTKCTPARAADMVEVYGGERLMVNSAGDWGPSEPMAVPRFIQELRQRGRIAADISKIVYDNPLAFFRQCRRFMGVD; this is encoded by the coding sequence ATGCAATACATCGACCCGCACATCCACATGGTCTCGCGCGTGACCGACGACTACGAGCGATTGGCGCAGGCCGGGTGCGCGGCCGTGAGCGAGCCGGCGTTCTGGGCGGGGTTTGACCGGGGCAGCGCGGCGGCGTTTCATGATTATTTTCGACAATTGACGGAATATGAGCCGAAGCGGGCGGCGCAATACGGAATTCGCCACTTCTGCTGGTTGTGCATCAATGCGAAAGAGGCGGAGAACGTCGCGCTGTCGCGCGAAGTGATCGCGCTAATTCCCGAGTTCCTTGATCGGCCGGGGGTGCTGGGCATCGGCGAGATCGGGCTGAATAAAAACACGCCCAATGAATGTCGAATCTTTCAGGAGCAGCTTGATCTGGCGGCGCGGCATGACGAACTGGTGCTCGTTCACACGCCGCACCTGGAGGACAAGTACCAGGGCACTCGGATGATTCTCGATATGATTCGTGGCGATTCGCGCATCCGCCCGGAGCGCGTTTGCATCGATCACGTCGAGGAGCACACGATTCGCTCCGCGCTGGACGCCGGTTGCTGGGTGGGGATGACGTTGTACCCGGTGACGAAGTGCACGCCCGCGCGGGCGGCAGACATGGTAGAGGTGTACGGCGGCGAGCGGCTGATGGTGAACTCGGCGGGGGATTGGGGCCCGAGCGAGCCGATGGCCGTGCCGCGGTTCATACAGGAATTGCGTCAGCGGGGCCGGATCGCAGCGGATATATCGAAGATTGTATATGATAACCCGCTGGCGTTCTTTCGTCAGTGCCGGCGTTTCATGGGAGTCGATTGA
- the cbs gene encoding Putative cystathionine beta-synthase codes for MQILNSVLECVGRTPMVRLRRVTAGIKCTIAAKVEYFNPGGSVKDRPAVLMLEEAEKAGKLKPGGTIIEPTSGNTGAALAMAAAIKGYRCILVMPDKMAPEKFALLRAYGAETVTVPTVGANSPESYYNVANRLTQEIPGAFQPNQFENPNNPQAHYNTTGPEIWDQTDGKIDYFVAGVGTGGTISGTARYLKEKKPSLKVIGADPEGSIYTQGNMPKGYLVEGIGEDFVPNTVNLKLVDQVIAVSDKDSFTMARRLAREEGLLVGGSCGTAVCAALKVAADLPADKLVVVLLPDSGRGYLSKIYNDEWMQSKGLIPLPGHGMTVGDVLGSKGDIPPLITVNRKDPVAKAVDLMRKNSISQLPVVADDGDVVGSIQEITPLQLVFDHINIATKAIGDVMGSAFPKLEKNVEIEKGIKALSLGASAIIVTDDHKPLGLLTKTDFITYLSGGPDGVEAVKAAK; via the coding sequence GTGCAGATTCTCAACTCCGTTCTCGAATGCGTCGGCCGCACCCCGATGGTGCGACTGCGACGCGTCACTGCCGGCATCAAGTGTACCATCGCCGCGAAGGTCGAGTACTTCAACCCCGGCGGCTCGGTGAAAGACCGCCCCGCCGTGCTCATGCTCGAAGAAGCCGAGAAGGCCGGCAAACTCAAACCCGGCGGCACCATCATCGAGCCGACCAGCGGCAACACCGGCGCAGCCCTCGCCATGGCTGCCGCGATCAAGGGCTACCGCTGCATCCTCGTCATGCCCGACAAGATGGCCCCGGAGAAATTCGCGCTGCTTCGGGCCTATGGCGCCGAGACGGTCACCGTCCCGACGGTCGGCGCGAACAGCCCGGAAAGCTATTACAACGTCGCCAACCGCCTCACGCAGGAAATCCCCGGCGCGTTTCAGCCCAACCAGTTCGAGAACCCCAACAACCCCCAGGCCCACTACAACACCACCGGCCCGGAAATCTGGGACCAGACCGACGGCAAGATCGACTATTTCGTCGCCGGCGTCGGCACCGGCGGCACGATCTCCGGCACCGCGCGCTACCTCAAGGAGAAAAAGCCTTCGCTCAAGGTCATCGGCGCCGATCCGGAAGGCTCGATTTATACACAAGGCAACATGCCAAAGGGTTACCTCGTCGAGGGCATCGGCGAGGATTTCGTCCCCAACACCGTCAACCTCAAGCTCGTCGATCAGGTCATCGCCGTCAGCGACAAGGATTCCTTCACCATGGCCCGCCGACTCGCGCGCGAAGAAGGCCTGCTCGTCGGCGGGTCGTGCGGCACCGCGGTCTGCGCCGCCCTCAAAGTCGCCGCCGATCTCCCGGCCGACAAGCTCGTCGTCGTGCTGCTGCCAGACTCCGGCCGCGGCTACTTGAGCAAGATCTACAACGACGAATGGATGCAGAGCAAGGGGCTGATTCCCCTTCCGGGCCACGGCATGACCGTAGGCGACGTGCTCGGCTCCAAGGGCGACATCCCGCCCTTGATCACCGTCAATCGCAAAGACCCGGTCGCCAAGGCCGTCGATCTGATGCGCAAGAACAGTATCTCGCAGTTGCCCGTCGTCGCGGATGACGGCGACGTCGTCGGTTCGATTCAGGAAATCACGCCACTGCAACTCGTCTTCGATCACATCAATATCGCGACCAAGGCCATCGGTGACGTCATGGGGTCGGCCTTTCCCAAACTGGAGAAAAACGTCGAAATCGAAAAGGGCATCAAGGCCCTGTCGCTCGGCGCGTCGGCCATCATCGTCACCGACGATCACAAGCCGCTGGGCCTGCTGACCAAGACCGACTTCATCACGTATCTGTCCGGCGGGCCCGATGGCGTCGAAGCGGTCAAAGCGGCGAAGTGA
- the metC gene encoding Cystathionine beta-lyase: MNFATRAIHVGQEAEPVTGATIVPIFQTSTYTQDGIGNHKGYEYARTGNPTRTALESCLASLENAKHGLCFASGLAATNTVMNLLSAGDHVICADDVYGGTYRLFELVWKRYGLTFSWVDMTNPDNVAKAVKPNTKMIWMETPTNPLLNIVDISAVAKIGKQHKLITVVDNTFASPYLQQPLDMGADVVVHSTTKYLGGHSDVVGGATLTSNDDLYTRLKYHQNAVGAVPGPHDCWLVLRGIKTLAVRMEAHCANAAKIAAWLAANPAVSRVIYPGLPNHKQHALAKRQMRAFGGMVSFELKGGEAAARAVAGKTKLFSLAESLGGVESLIGHPATMTHASMPVAEREARGLTGGLMRLSVGIEDADDLITDLDQAFASIRTGAPVAMHA, from the coding sequence ATGAACTTCGCCACGCGCGCCATTCACGTCGGACAGGAAGCCGAACCGGTCACCGGAGCCACCATCGTCCCCATCTTTCAGACCTCGACCTACACCCAGGACGGCATCGGCAATCACAAGGGCTACGAATACGCACGCACCGGCAACCCGACGCGCACCGCGCTCGAGTCCTGCCTCGCCTCGCTGGAGAACGCCAAGCACGGCCTCTGCTTCGCCTCCGGCCTCGCCGCGACCAACACCGTCATGAATCTTCTTTCGGCCGGCGACCACGTCATCTGCGCCGACGATGTTTATGGCGGCACGTATCGCCTGTTCGAACTTGTGTGGAAGCGCTACGGGCTGACCTTCAGTTGGGTGGACATGACCAATCCCGACAACGTCGCCAAGGCCGTGAAGCCCAACACGAAGATGATCTGGATGGAGACGCCGACCAATCCGTTATTGAACATTGTCGATATTTCGGCCGTGGCGAAGATCGGCAAGCAGCACAAGCTGATCACCGTCGTGGACAACACCTTCGCCAGTCCGTACCTGCAACAGCCGCTGGACATGGGGGCGGATGTCGTGGTTCACAGCACGACGAAGTACCTCGGCGGCCACTCCGACGTGGTCGGCGGCGCGACGCTGACGAGCAACGACGATCTCTACACACGTCTCAAATATCACCAGAACGCCGTCGGGGCTGTGCCGGGGCCGCACGATTGTTGGCTGGTTCTGCGCGGCATCAAGACGCTTGCGGTTCGCATGGAGGCCCACTGCGCCAACGCCGCGAAGATCGCCGCGTGGCTGGCGGCCAACCCGGCCGTGTCCCGCGTCATCTACCCCGGCCTGCCGAATCACAAGCAGCACGCCCTCGCCAAGCGGCAAATGCGGGCCTTTGGCGGCATGGTTTCGTTCGAGTTGAAAGGCGGCGAAGCGGCGGCTCGCGCAGTGGCAGGCAAGACAAAACTCTTCTCGCTGGCCGAATCCCTCGGCGGCGTCGAGAGCCTCATCGGCCACCCGGCGACCATGACCCACGCCTCCATGCCCGTCGCCGAACGCGAAGCCCGCGGCCTGACCGGCGGCCTGATGCGGCTGTCGGTGGGGATTGAGGATGCGGATGACCTGATCACGGACCTCGATCAGGCTTTTGCCTCGATTCGCACAGGCGCGCCCGTGGCGATGCACGCTTAA
- the sigW_7 gene encoding ECF RNA polymerase sigma factor SigW, with amino-acid sequence MRDRDEQQLFRAVREGDEKAFERAYHLYHQRVRLMAWRLARRSDRVDDLANETWYRAFNGRTAYDGRTPFLVWLAGILRNVNRESARKYAADAPGPAASEAEPVLDEATPEAIAAEAEALAGLNDCVSRLPEADQVIVRLRFFENRTLKAVAQALSMPESTLRDSRLPGVMEALRGCMEKKGIDFSLFSALGGGNQQGDIED; translated from the coding sequence ATGCGAGACCGCGACGAGCAACAACTGTTCCGCGCTGTTCGCGAAGGCGACGAGAAGGCATTTGAGCGCGCTTATCACCTCTATCACCAGCGCGTTCGGCTGATGGCGTGGCGGCTGGCCCGCCGAAGCGACCGCGTGGACGACCTCGCCAACGAGACCTGGTACCGGGCATTCAACGGACGCACCGCCTACGACGGCCGCACGCCGTTCCTGGTCTGGCTGGCGGGAATTCTGCGAAACGTGAACCGCGAGTCGGCGCGAAAGTACGCCGCGGACGCGCCAGGACCCGCTGCAAGCGAAGCCGAACCGGTATTGGACGAGGCGACACCGGAGGCCATCGCGGCAGAGGCCGAGGCTCTGGCGGGGTTGAATGACTGCGTATCGAGGCTGCCGGAGGCGGATCAGGTGATTGTGCGGCTGCGATTCTTCGAGAATCGCACGTTAAAGGCTGTGGCGCAAGCACTTAGCATGCCGGAATCCACGCTTCGAGACTCGCGGCTTCCCGGGGTGATGGAGGCGCTTCGGGGGTGCATGGAAAAAAAGGGCATCGATTTTTCACTTTTTTCCGCGCTCGGAGGGGGGAATCAGCAAGGGGATATAGAGGACTAA
- the pntAA gene encoding NAD(P) transhydrogenase subunit alpha part 1, producing MKLGIPSAIGHGETRVALVPDVLAKLKKLNIDVVVERGAGSAAGFPDSTFESAGATLVDGVAAVCEQSNLIVSIRPPTPDLLDPMRSDTVLIAMCNPLVRHDLVKDLASRGLTAFALELMPRITRAQAMDVLSSMSSLAGYKAVLLAANELVRIFPMMMTAAGTITPAKVLVLGAGVAGLQAIATAKRLGAVVEAFDVRPVVKEQVESLGAKFVVVDAPQEDAQDKGGYAKEMSAAYQQRQREVIAQHVKDNDVVISTALIPGKPAPRLITADMVPHMRPGSVIVDLAAEAGGNCELTCPGETVVKHDVTILAPTNLAATVPFHASQMFARNVTSFLTDIVKNGEIVMNMDNECIRDTLITREGQVVSPRLREIMGLGAPALQPA from the coding sequence ATGAAGCTCGGCATACCCTCCGCCATCGGCCACGGCGAGACGCGCGTCGCCCTCGTCCCCGACGTGCTGGCGAAACTCAAAAAACTCAACATTGATGTCGTCGTGGAACGCGGCGCCGGCAGCGCCGCGGGATTTCCCGATTCGACCTTTGAATCGGCCGGCGCGACGCTCGTCGATGGCGTCGCGGCCGTCTGCGAACAGTCCAATCTTATTGTCTCCATCCGCCCGCCGACGCCGGACCTGCTCGATCCGATGCGGAGCGATACCGTGCTGATCGCCATGTGCAATCCGCTTGTACGGCACGATCTCGTGAAGGACCTCGCCTCGCGCGGCCTCACCGCATTCGCCCTTGAACTGATGCCGCGCATCACTCGTGCGCAGGCCATGGACGTGTTGTCCAGCATGAGCAGCCTCGCCGGGTACAAGGCCGTGTTGCTCGCCGCGAACGAACTGGTTCGAATCTTCCCGATGATGATGACGGCCGCGGGGACGATCACTCCGGCCAAAGTGCTGGTGCTTGGCGCGGGCGTCGCCGGGTTGCAGGCGATCGCGACCGCCAAGCGGTTGGGCGCGGTCGTCGAAGCGTTTGACGTGCGGCCGGTTGTGAAGGAACAAGTGGAGAGCCTCGGCGCGAAGTTCGTCGTGGTGGATGCACCGCAGGAAGACGCGCAGGACAAGGGCGGCTATGCCAAGGAAATGTCAGCGGCGTATCAGCAGCGCCAGCGCGAAGTCATTGCGCAGCACGTCAAGGACAACGACGTGGTGATCTCCACGGCATTGATTCCCGGCAAGCCCGCGCCGCGCTTGATTACCGCCGACATGGTTCCGCACATGCGGCCGGGGTCGGTGATTGTGGACCTTGCGGCCGAGGCGGGCGGCAACTGCGAATTGACCTGCCCCGGCGAGACCGTCGTGAAGCACGACGTGACGATCCTCGCGCCGACCAATCTCGCGGCGACGGTCCCCTTCCACGCCAGCCAGATGTTTGCCCGCAACGTCACGTCATTCCTGACGGACATCGTCAAGAACGGCGAAATCGTGATGAACATGGACAACGAGTGCATCCGTGATACGCTGATCACGCGCGAGGGACAGGTCGTCAGCCCGCGCCTGCGAGAGATCATGGGTCTGGGCGCGCCGGCATTGCAACCAGCATGA
- the pntA gene encoding NAD(P) transhydrogenase subunit alpha — translation MNLYLITTSLLADGAAAHGTAAPSPASMFVTAITVFILATFVGFEVITKVPPTLHTPLMSGSNAISGITIIGAILAAGLKLNFITITFGIIAIFFAMINVVGGFAVTHRMLGMFKKKG, via the coding sequence ATGAATCTGTACTTGATCACAACATCCCTGTTGGCCGACGGCGCTGCCGCGCACGGCACAGCCGCCCCCTCGCCGGCGTCGATGTTTGTGACGGCGATCACCGTGTTCATCCTCGCGACCTTTGTCGGGTTCGAGGTCATTACCAAGGTGCCGCCGACGCTTCACACGCCGCTGATGTCGGGATCGAATGCCATCAGCGGCATCACGATCATCGGCGCGATTCTCGCCGCAGGGCTGAAACTCAATTTCATCACGATCACCTTCGGCATCATTGCGATCTTCTTCGCCATGATCAACGTCGTCGGAGGATTCGCCGTCACCCACCGCATGCTCGGCATGTTCAAGAAAAAGGGCTGA
- the pntB gene encoding NAD(P) transhydrogenase subunit beta gives MSEAVRNALYLFASICFIIALKRLSHPRTAVRGNVTGALGMLVAIAVTCFVAYENPDISGLGYWLIGIGLVIGSIAGLYLAVRVPMTGMPQMVGLLNGFGGGASLLVAACELIARMGAGDVPTEATAVTEMRFFVGSTMAAGLIGAVTFFGSLVAAGKLQELKWVPSGNVIPAQQLANALLLIATIALSVWATYDLSKLWLFFPMVLLASVLGVFVTTPIGGADMPVVICLLNSYSGMAAAATGFVLNNYGLIIAGSLVGSSGIILCQIMCKAMNRSLGNVLFGKLGTASGGASADDVYGGKVKSASAEELGLLFDGVRRVVIVPGYGMAVSQAQHAVRDLANALEARGATVEYGVHPVAGRMPGHMNVLLAEANIPYDKVKEMDEINSSFDQTDVAIVIGANDVVNPVARTDPKSPIAGMPILDVDKARTVVVVKRSLSPGFAGIPNPLFAAPNTLMYFGDGKKAILDLVAAVKQAG, from the coding sequence GTGTCAGAAGCCGTCCGCAACGCGCTGTACCTGTTCGCCTCGATCTGCTTCATCATCGCGCTGAAGCGATTGAGCCACCCCCGCACCGCCGTGCGCGGCAACGTCACCGGCGCGCTCGGCATGCTCGTCGCCATCGCCGTCACGTGCTTCGTCGCCTACGAAAATCCCGACATTTCCGGCCTCGGGTACTGGTTGATCGGCATCGGCCTCGTAATCGGCAGCATCGCGGGACTGTATCTCGCGGTTCGCGTTCCGATGACCGGCATGCCGCAGATGGTCGGACTGCTGAACGGTTTCGGCGGCGGCGCGTCGCTGCTGGTCGCCGCGTGCGAACTCATCGCGCGCATGGGCGCCGGTGACGTGCCCACCGAAGCCACGGCTGTCACCGAGATGCGTTTCTTCGTCGGCTCAACGATGGCCGCCGGCCTGATCGGTGCGGTGACGTTCTTCGGCAGCCTCGTGGCCGCGGGCAAGTTGCAGGAACTGAAATGGGTGCCCAGCGGCAACGTCATTCCCGCGCAGCAACTGGCCAACGCGCTCCTGCTGATCGCGACGATCGCCCTGTCCGTCTGGGCAACGTATGACTTGTCGAAGCTTTGGTTGTTCTTCCCGATGGTGCTGCTGGCGTCCGTTTTGGGTGTTTTTGTGACAACGCCCATCGGCGGCGCCGACATGCCGGTCGTGATCTGTCTGCTCAACTCTTATTCCGGTATGGCCGCTGCGGCGACGGGCTTCGTGCTTAACAACTACGGCCTCATCATTGCCGGTTCGCTGGTGGGGTCGTCGGGCATCATCCTCTGCCAGATCATGTGTAAGGCCATGAACCGCTCGCTCGGCAACGTCTTGTTCGGCAAGCTGGGCACGGCCTCGGGCGGCGCGTCGGCGGATGATGTCTACGGCGGAAAGGTCAAGTCCGCGTCGGCAGAGGAGCTGGGCCTGCTCTTTGACGGCGTTCGCCGCGTCGTCATCGTGCCGGGGTACGGAATGGCGGTCTCACAGGCGCAGCACGCAGTACGCGATCTCGCCAACGCGCTGGAAGCGCGCGGCGCGACTGTGGAATACGGCGTTCACCCGGTCGCCGGGCGCATGCCGGGTCACATGAACGTGCTGCTTGCCGAAGCCAACATCCCCTACGACAAGGTCAAGGAAATGGACGAGATCAACTCGTCCTTTGACCAGACGGACGTCGCGATCGTCATTGGCGCGAACGATGTGGTGAACCCCGTTGCTCGCACCGATCCCAAGTCTCCCATTGCCGGCATGCCGATTCTCGATGTCGACAAGGCCCGTACGGTTGTTGTCGTCAAGCGCAGCCTTAGCCCCGGGTTCGCGGGCATTCCCAATCCGCTCTTCGCTGCACCCAACACGCTCATGTATTTCGGCGACGGCAAGAAGGCCATCCTCGACCTGGTCGCCGCCGTGAAGCAGGCCGGGTAA
- the hdaH gene encoding Histone deacetylase-like amidohydrolase encodes MSHTGYYWDAASLEHDTGHHVECIARAQVLAPDALRPLVPGLNHRPTLTHDARAWITRVHTAAYHDRVRHDIEHGRHLLDSGDTVACMMSYDAAIHAVNTLLTAADDVMSGAVRNAFCAVRPPGHHARPEAAMGFCIFANVAIAARYLQQQHGIDRIAVVDWDVHHGNGTQEIFYDDPSVLFVSLHQHPLWPGTGMTNEGGAGAGTGFTLNIPIAPGTSEHDYLAAFERVALPAVQDFQPEFVLISAGFDAHRDDPLGGLRLKETGFETMTRHLMHVADEFCDGRIISALEGGYNLTALQSSVAAHVRELATGTA; translated from the coding sequence ATGTCCCACACCGGCTATTACTGGGACGCCGCGTCGCTCGAACACGACACCGGTCATCATGTGGAGTGCATCGCTCGCGCCCAGGTGCTCGCGCCCGATGCGCTCCGGCCGCTCGTCCCCGGTTTGAATCACCGCCCGACCCTGACACACGACGCCCGCGCGTGGATCACGCGCGTCCACACGGCGGCTTATCACGATCGCGTTCGACACGACATCGAGCACGGCCGGCATCTCCTCGACAGCGGCGATACCGTCGCATGCATGATGAGTTACGACGCCGCGATCCATGCGGTGAATACGCTCCTCACGGCGGCTGATGACGTAATGAGCGGCGCTGTCCGCAATGCGTTCTGTGCCGTGCGGCCGCCGGGGCATCATGCCCGGCCCGAGGCAGCCATGGGTTTTTGCATCTTCGCGAATGTGGCCATCGCCGCGCGCTACCTGCAGCAACAGCACGGAATCGATCGAATCGCGGTGGTCGACTGGGACGTGCATCACGGCAACGGCACGCAGGAGATTTTCTACGACGATCCGTCGGTGCTGTTTGTTTCGCTGCATCAGCACCCGCTCTGGCCCGGCACGGGAATGACGAACGAAGGCGGTGCAGGCGCGGGGACGGGGTTTACGCTGAACATTCCGATCGCACCCGGCACATCGGAGCACGATTACCTCGCGGCGTTTGAGCGGGTGGCCCTGCCGGCGGTTCAAGATTTTCAGCCCGAGTTTGTGCTGATCTCCGCCGGGTTTGACGCTCATCGGGATGACCCGCTCGGGGGGTTGCGCCTCAAGGAGACCGGATTTGAGACGATGACGCGGCACCTGATGCACGTGGCTGATGAGTTCTGTGATGGTCGGATCATCAGCGCGCTGGAAGGCGGCTACAACCTGACGGCGTTGCAGAGCTCCGTTGCGGCGCATGTGCGGGAGCTGGCAACGGGCACGGCGTGA
- a CDS encoding bacteriophage N4 receptor, outer membrane subunit, with protein MPMLSRVERAGYSARFGEGKCRVVIACALVALAGFGCGRPTSGYDDLMTEGLSEYESQRYAEAIAMFKNAAEADRERPEPSYYTGLAYLKMADRQFREDDLPGALRYCDRALSTFDAAVGAFPGYSRAQQAKADALVLKGKHKDALDVATWAASYVGPQAKMHIFKARQFAQAGEIDKAELYFKQAVSVEPENPAAYAELGLFYMRCGNDAEAVKALQKAHSMRPGSPGVVAALARLGASPAFNTPPPAARP; from the coding sequence ATGCCTATGTTATCAAGGGTCGAGCGAGCCGGGTATTCAGCGCGATTCGGCGAGGGCAAATGCCGCGTCGTCATCGCGTGCGCGCTGGTGGCTCTCGCGGGTTTCGGATGCGGCCGGCCGACAAGCGGCTACGACGATCTGATGACCGAGGGTTTGAGCGAGTACGAGAGCCAGCGTTATGCCGAAGCGATTGCGATGTTCAAGAACGCGGCCGAGGCGGATCGCGAGCGGCCGGAGCCGTCGTACTACACCGGGCTGGCGTATCTAAAAATGGCCGATCGGCAATTTCGGGAGGACGATCTGCCCGGCGCGCTGCGGTATTGTGACCGTGCGTTGTCAACGTTTGATGCCGCCGTTGGCGCGTTTCCCGGATACAGCCGAGCGCAGCAGGCGAAGGCCGATGCGCTGGTGCTGAAGGGCAAACACAAGGACGCGCTGGATGTCGCAACGTGGGCGGCCTCGTACGTCGGCCCGCAGGCAAAGATGCACATCTTCAAGGCGCGGCAGTTCGCGCAGGCCGGTGAGATCGACAAGGCCGAGTTGTACTTCAAGCAGGCAGTCTCGGTTGAGCCGGAGAATCCCGCGGCCTACGCCGAACTGGGTCTCTTCTACATGCGATGCGGCAACGACGCCGAGGCGGTCAAGGCGCTCCAGAAGGCGCACTCGATGCGACCCGGTTCGCCGGGCGTCGTGGCGGCGCTGGCGCGGCTGGGCGCGTCGCCGGCATTCAACACGCCCCCGCCCGCAGCGCGGCCCTGA
- the ecsA gene encoding ABC-type transporter ATP-binding protein EcsA, with protein sequence MNPMNEPRAITIDIRDVTKCYGRLRAVDRVSLQASAGEVLAFLGPNGAGKTTTMKMLCGLLTPDEGEITVCGRSIAREPQAAKAMLAYVPDQPFLYEKLTAREFLSFVGRMYALDDGTISQRSTQLMQRLQIVGFADHLAEGFSHGMKQRVALAGALLHDPAVLVVDEPMVGLDPRTVRTVKELFRERADAGRTVLMSTHTLDVAEAIADRIAIIHHGRIVACGTLAELRDRAEREHRLEDIFLEMTRPDEPQEMAEADVVPRA encoded by the coding sequence ATGAATCCCATGAACGAACCTCGCGCCATCACCATCGACATCCGCGACGTGACCAAGTGTTACGGGCGGCTGCGCGCGGTGGATCGTGTCAGCCTTCAGGCATCGGCCGGCGAAGTGCTCGCGTTCCTCGGTCCCAACGGCGCCGGCAAGACCACGACGATGAAAATGCTCTGCGGCCTGCTGACGCCCGACGAGGGCGAAATCACGGTCTGCGGTCGGTCGATCGCACGCGAGCCGCAAGCCGCCAAGGCAATGCTCGCTTATGTGCCCGATCAGCCGTTTCTGTATGAGAAACTGACCGCGCGGGAGTTTCTCTCTTTCGTCGGGCGGATGTATGCGCTGGACGACGGAACGATCTCGCAGCGATCAACGCAATTGATGCAGCGGTTGCAAATCGTCGGCTTCGCCGACCATCTCGCGGAGGGATTCTCCCACGGCATGAAGCAGCGGGTGGCGCTGGCCGGCGCACTCCTGCATGATCCGGCCGTGCTGGTCGTGGATGAGCCGATGGTCGGGCTGGACCCACGGACTGTGCGAACCGTCAAGGAACTTTTTCGCGAGCGCGCCGACGCGGGCCGCACGGTGCTGATGTCCACGCACACACTCGACGTGGCCGAGGCCATCGCTGACCGGATCGCGATCATTCATCACGGACGGATCGTCGCCTGCGGCACGCTGGCGGAACTGCGCGACCGGGCCGAACGTGAGCATCGACTGGAAGATATTTTTCTCGAAATGACCCGTCCCGACGAGCCGCAGGAAATGGCCGAAGCGGATGTCGTCCCCCGAGCCTGA